One stretch of Pseudomonas azotoformans DNA includes these proteins:
- a CDS encoding AAA family ATPase: MARLLVDSLGVRYGTHTVFHQASLTVEAGCISGLLGPNGSGKTTFFDVLCGLKKVEGGEINSSFSKLLYLSQVISTPPVFRMFDIFKMAMLFCSDTRVTQQHALDKIEKWSPGIAERYCEIWNKKSALCSYGEKRWFFTLSLLCANADLVILDEPTAGVDPEFRYHIWRCLEGAAAEGVAVLVSSHNVDEIVAHCDDFYMLSQRRFNRFTDAQGFMDAYDAQSLDEAFIHAVSKKM; encoded by the coding sequence ATGGCGAGGCTTCTCGTAGACTCTCTCGGTGTCAGGTATGGAACTCATACCGTGTTTCATCAGGCTTCGCTGACAGTTGAGGCCGGTTGCATATCAGGCCTTCTCGGCCCAAACGGCTCCGGTAAAACCACTTTTTTTGATGTGCTGTGCGGCCTAAAGAAAGTGGAGGGTGGTGAAATAAACAGCTCCTTCTCCAAGCTGCTGTACCTGTCGCAGGTCATCAGCACACCCCCTGTATTTCGCATGTTCGACATCTTCAAAATGGCCATGCTGTTTTGCTCCGACACCCGGGTTACCCAACAACATGCGCTCGATAAAATCGAAAAATGGAGCCCCGGCATCGCCGAGCGGTACTGCGAGATCTGGAACAAAAAATCTGCGCTCTGCAGCTATGGAGAGAAACGCTGGTTTTTTACGTTGTCGTTGCTCTGTGCAAATGCAGACCTGGTGATACTGGATGAGCCCACCGCGGGTGTGGATCCGGAATTTCGTTATCACATTTGGCGCTGTCTGGAGGGGGCAGCGGCAGAGGGTGTCGCGGTCTTGGTTTCATCACATAACGTCGATGAGATCGTCGCGCATTGCGATGATTTTTATATGCTGAGCCAAAGGCGATTCAACCGGTTCACTGACGCGCAAGGCTTCATGGACGCGTACGACGCCCAAAGCCTGGATGAGGCATTTATCCATGCCGTCAGCAAAAAAATGTAA
- a CDS encoding ABC transporter permease has translation MDFYCVSRPAVLAALFIKEQLREPVALLWTVVSPVVTYYLITYARAPLSGEAVDYLSGTSWFYAFVSSNVALFGLAFYIVGRRESGFLRSFVYTGRTKVVFLFGQFLAYSVVSIVYCSVFYMLTRMYSGGLDSAEYLMIVGRFYVCFLLFSIPALLLTLVPLGFQNASTLFSILSLLMLAVGIVSMGSVSPLLTVVNFFNPLWWANKIMLGGVVECALLVWVVTLSLLLLFLVLCRFLLINPVWSRY, from the coding sequence ATGGACTTTTATTGTGTGTCGAGGCCGGCTGTGCTAGCGGCGTTATTCATAAAAGAGCAACTCAGAGAGCCGGTTGCATTATTGTGGACAGTCGTGTCTCCCGTGGTGACCTATTACTTGATTACCTATGCGCGTGCGCCGCTGAGTGGTGAGGCTGTGGATTATCTTTCGGGGACTTCATGGTTTTACGCATTTGTGTCCTCCAATGTGGCGTTGTTTGGTCTGGCCTTTTACATCGTCGGGCGAAGGGAAAGTGGCTTCCTTCGATCTTTTGTTTACACGGGCCGTACGAAGGTTGTGTTTTTGTTTGGGCAGTTTTTGGCTTACTCAGTTGTTTCAATAGTATATTGCTCCGTATTTTATATGCTCACGCGAATGTATTCAGGGGGGCTTGATAGTGCGGAGTACCTCATGATTGTAGGGCGATTTTATGTTTGCTTTCTGCTTTTCTCTATTCCCGCGTTATTGCTGACGCTGGTCCCGTTAGGTTTTCAAAATGCGAGTACGCTCTTTTCTATTCTGTCCCTTTTGATGTTGGCTGTTGGGATCGTCAGTATGGGTTCAGTCAGTCCGTTATTAACGGTTGTCAATTTTTTCAACCCCCTGTGGTGGGCGAATAAAATAATGTTGGGCGGCGTGGTGGAGTGCGCGTTGCTTGTCTGGGTGGTTACCCTTTCCCTTCTGTTGTTGTTTTTAGTGCTATGTCGTTTTTTGTTGATTAATCCTGTTTGGAGTCGATATTGA
- a CDS encoding YcaO-like family protein — MKLINGMHNPDLPGIILFQPAGILGLPSSVEISDFLSVNGSGVGGGSNSIKTATGEYFERRHFYREVLAKERGCLSESLSGSESLGFAEAFIQTANKKTTLAEVSAHRFALSQVARASDFSTCFIPTVCISLSSHSVGDDNVFYPLRDTCGCSFHWCPNTAFLGAIKEYLERQFLIRFWLTKMCRSLIPATEARKLLASREVRHLYGLLSMSGDITFLDISDSRFPGCCILVVYGQERNDRHVNYCAGMAYSSNMTLALEKSLLELWQTFRFMNVFKATNSDEEKLEDSYIRYFLSCNAYETYLETVNVLECGGVGSIQDFTLPEFLLVLKQLDIAGYFYSRLEEINGVAGVFVKFVSPDLFLHMNNSQNFNLINKYSKEFESSILSTRLGVMVPFP; from the coding sequence ATGAAGCTTATTAATGGTATGCATAATCCGGATTTGCCCGGGATAATCCTTTTTCAGCCTGCGGGCATACTCGGTCTGCCAAGCTCCGTAGAAATATCGGATTTCCTTTCTGTTAATGGATCTGGTGTCGGAGGAGGCTCGAATTCGATAAAAACTGCTACAGGTGAGTATTTCGAGCGCCGGCATTTCTATAGGGAAGTTTTGGCAAAAGAACGCGGTTGCCTTAGTGAATCTCTATCAGGAAGCGAGTCTCTGGGTTTTGCGGAAGCATTCATTCAGACTGCGAATAAGAAAACCACTCTAGCAGAGGTTAGCGCGCACAGATTTGCTTTAAGTCAAGTGGCCAGAGCCTCTGACTTCTCTACGTGTTTTATTCCTACTGTCTGTATTTCGCTCTCGTCCCATAGCGTCGGTGATGATAACGTGTTCTACCCTTTGCGGGATACCTGTGGGTGCAGTTTTCACTGGTGCCCAAATACTGCCTTTCTAGGGGCCATAAAAGAATACCTTGAACGTCAGTTTCTTATCAGGTTCTGGTTAACGAAAATGTGTCGTTCACTGATCCCGGCTACAGAAGCGAGGAAATTGTTGGCGAGTCGGGAAGTCAGGCACTTATATGGTCTTCTATCTATGTCCGGGGATATTACTTTTTTAGATATATCGGATTCCAGATTTCCAGGGTGTTGCATATTGGTTGTGTATGGACAGGAAAGAAATGATCGTCATGTGAATTATTGTGCTGGTATGGCCTATTCTTCGAATATGACGCTCGCTTTAGAAAAGTCCTTGCTAGAACTCTGGCAAACTTTTCGTTTTATGAATGTGTTCAAGGCAACTAACTCTGACGAGGAAAAGCTTGAGGACTCATATATACGTTACTTTTTAAGTTGCAATGCTTATGAGACCTATCTGGAAACCGTCAATGTGCTCGAGTGTGGAGGTGTGGGATCTATACAAGATTTTACATTGCCTGAATTTTTGCTTGTGCTGAAGCAGTTAGATATCGCTGGCTATTTTTATTCCAGATTAGAAGAAATTAATGGAGTGGCAGGCGTCTTTGTTAAGTTTGTCTCTCCTGATTTGTTTCTTCATATGAATAATTCGCAGAATTTCAATTTGATAAATAAGTACTCCAAGGAGTTTGAGTCGTCGATACTCAGCACTAGGCTAGGCGTGATGGTCCCGTTTCCGTGA
- a CDS encoding SagB/ThcOx family dehydrogenase — protein MKNIPHDYYLRFIESSVYDEVLEFHNKGNFTFHGATKGRTVLHRLDEKSLEQLTGNELALYPDMDLSLAINISQDDREGALYRNESCEDFASLLLEFSDVEKLMFPLLSRDLDSCKRGYPSGGALYPAEVFLCSMIEDDPTWPCPGKVLHLLPKSRKFEVMQIQIAVDELKAALLFSSNKIGTPSLAIVYAVYMPKNLFKYRYRAYRMALMEVGSIYMLVELQAKLLGLSCRLWSAYTDLMLCKVLGINPALFFPMCVHFVGKQHEAY, from the coding sequence ATGAAAAATATACCGCATGATTATTATCTTAGGTTTATAGAGTCGTCAGTTTACGATGAGGTGCTTGAATTTCATAATAAGGGTAATTTTACATTTCATGGCGCTACTAAAGGCCGTACAGTTCTCCATCGGTTGGATGAGAAAAGTTTGGAGCAACTAACGGGTAATGAATTGGCGCTTTATCCCGATATGGACCTGTCGCTGGCGATCAATATATCCCAGGACGATAGAGAGGGAGCATTATACAGGAATGAGTCGTGTGAGGATTTTGCATCTCTCTTGTTAGAGTTTTCAGATGTAGAGAAATTGATGTTCCCATTACTGTCACGGGATTTGGACTCTTGTAAAAGAGGATATCCGAGCGGTGGTGCACTGTATCCGGCTGAGGTTTTTCTCTGTTCGATGATTGAGGATGATCCTACTTGGCCCTGTCCTGGAAAAGTACTCCATTTGCTTCCGAAGTCCCGAAAATTTGAGGTGATGCAAATTCAAATTGCCGTAGATGAACTCAAAGCGGCATTGCTGTTCTCTTCTAATAAAATTGGAACGCCCAGTCTGGCAATAGTTTACGCGGTCTATATGCCCAAAAATCTCTTCAAGTATCGGTATCGTGCGTATCGAATGGCCTTGATGGAGGTTGGCTCAATTTACATGCTTGTCGAACTGCAAGCAAAGCTCTTGGGGCTGTCATGTCGGCTATGGTCGGCTTATACGGACCTTATGCTGTGCAAGGTTTTGGGAATTAACCCTGCTCTGTTTTTTCCGATGTGCGTTCATTTTGTAGGTAAGCAGCATGAAGCTTATTAA
- a CDS encoding McbB family protein — protein MNIIIPNYEILNFETESLLISDVGISKIHSQSLLKALRQIKLSKLMTKVELEEVLAENGLSQSGAFEFLERVVPLRLAEEIFFEKTIVVHEWAGQVDIERLFRCELSTCLEFKSFSGELVESVRNLRCFIVLLCYTYDYDRVKNLYFDLARASPKSAISVCLQMGSIFCVGQPHIAEIGNPCHFCSVDRLLHNQSVTAAKNNWASVLAFCKNEHIGVPAKTLSLYQEMIVVGAVIKKVKFFTEYNDMHKYQDDVLHGSYIQLIDGQMSEESNSHWYMCDCLRAGK, from the coding sequence ATGAATATAATCATACCAAATTATGAAATATTGAACTTCGAAACGGAGAGTCTGCTGATCTCCGATGTTGGGATTTCGAAAATTCATTCTCAGTCGTTACTGAAAGCTCTTCGACAAATAAAGCTGTCGAAGTTAATGACGAAAGTAGAGCTGGAAGAGGTCTTGGCGGAAAATGGTTTGAGTCAAAGTGGTGCTTTTGAATTTTTAGAAAGAGTAGTTCCCCTGCGGCTAGCTGAGGAAATATTTTTTGAAAAAACGATAGTTGTTCATGAGTGGGCAGGTCAGGTTGATATTGAACGCCTATTCAGATGTGAGCTTTCCACGTGTTTGGAGTTTAAGTCGTTTTCAGGTGAGCTGGTCGAGTCAGTCCGGAATCTTAGGTGTTTTATTGTGCTGTTGTGCTATACGTATGATTATGATCGCGTTAAAAATTTATATTTTGATCTTGCGCGCGCGTCCCCTAAAAGCGCCATTAGTGTTTGTTTGCAAATGGGTAGCATTTTTTGCGTTGGTCAGCCTCATATCGCAGAGATAGGGAACCCGTGTCATTTTTGTAGCGTCGACAGGCTTCTTCATAACCAGTCAGTGACGGCTGCAAAGAATAACTGGGCGAGTGTTTTGGCATTTTGTAAGAATGAACATATAGGTGTGCCCGCTAAGACGCTCAGTCTTTATCAGGAAATGATTGTTGTTGGTGCGGTTATCAAAAAAGTTAAGTTTTTCACCGAGTATAATGATATGCATAAATATCAGGATGACGTTTTGCATGGTTCATATATTCAGCTGATAGATGGTCAGATGTCAGAAGAGTCTAACTCGCATTGGTATATGTGTGATTGTTTGAGGGCGGGTAAATGA
- a CDS encoding non-ribosomal peptide synthetase, protein MKHSPSFPLTAAQQDIWLDQLRAGDSPLYNIGGYVDFAGAIDPGLMQRAVERLVARHDALRTQLHSDADGLPRQTFAATLAVDLALHDVSKGCDPQAASHALMQAQMARPYAMQGAPLFRFFLVKLDDNHYRLGTQAHHLILDGWGFGQMLQSLAQLYTALAQGRQAESPAPSYIDFIDADQHYHASARYARDRAYWLDKYRLIPEPLLTPRHTAKATSNTLAQAFPVALLNRMEQVANRYQASAFHVLLAALYVYFTRTAQRQEWVVGLPILNRSNARFRSTVGLFTQVSAVRLQFDEQSPFSAVVRGVRDQLKQDFRHQRFPLSEMNRELRLRRSDRGQLFDLSVSFEQDDHELRYGTTAGRAVKVSNHHEPLPLALHLRSNRYQDTACLHCVYNEAYFQHDEVAALAQRLTWLLEQGLEDTALTIRDFSLVTPAEQARLQQWNATAEPVTQPQTLHARIEAQAARAPDAIAAVYQGRHLSYAQLNQQANALAHQLLERGVRPDDRVVILARRGLDTLVGLLAILKSGACYVPVDPAHPAERLNYLLQDSDPVVVLTQHDLLHRLPPLTVPVIQLDRPTFHLGTNPRVAISPSHLAYVIYTSGSTGLPKGVMVEHHSVSNLVDWHCRAFDLHAGSHTASVAGFGFDAMAWEVWPALCVGATLHLPPAHDGAEDIDALLGWWQAQPLDVCFLPTPVAEYAFSQGLHHPTLRTLLIGGDRLRAFTQAQSFAVINNYGPTEATVVATSGPMAVGRPLHIGAPVANATVYVLDAQQRPLPIGVAGELYVGGKGIARGYLKRPDLSAERFLDDPFTQGRMYRTGDLVRWLPDGNLEYLGRNDDQVKIRGVRIELGEIESALATHPHIQDAVVQAREGQLLAWFVPREAVPIEALRAHLQASLPDYMLPAAYVQLDVLPLTANGKLDRKALPAPTQDAFVTRLYEAPHAGAESVLAQIWAELLQVQQVGRHDHFFELGGHSLLAVQLVQRMRQVGLRADVQVLFGQPTLAALAAASELSDVDAPDLAELDPDSLAPIVARIPGGAANVQDIYPLAPLQEGLLYHHITDERDPYQQQALFSFAQREQLDAFAQALQQVINRHDILRTSLVWEALEQPMQVVWRQAQLRVEPLREDPAPLDLRQAPLMALDYAEEPQHSRWVARLRFHHLVNDATSTTLLMQEIRAHLLGQQAQLPVPVPYRNVVVQARSPARQAAHEAFFREQLGDVDEPTLAFGLQERQADRAHTEQAERGLSDSLNQRLRAQARGVGVSTASLFHLAWAQVLSRVAGRDDVVFGTVLLGRLQAGEGADRALGMFINTLPLRVRLAGRTVADALTHTHVRLSALLAHEQASLALAQRCSGASPLFNSLLNYRHTDAERDLTLVPGIALLSSEDILSYPLMLTVDDTAAGLRIKAKAPHKVGAERLLDYLETTLVNLADMLDQAPQTPLRDVQVLPADELKTLLVDFNATDTDYPDTFTVQALFEAHARHIPHAIAVQAGELQLTYRELNERANQLAFHLRERGVQPDARVALCVERGLELVVGLLAILKAGGAYVPLDPGYPRERLAYMLHDSQPVALLVHAATRDVPGDVSIPVIDFDHCAWSQAPVGNPLVPGLSVANLAYVMYTSGSTGTPKGVMIEHRGLGNLMHWGSQLCPNAEGGALLQRAPFSFDGSVWELFWPLTNGMRLVLARPDGHREPAYLAQVIREQQITVIKFVPAMLQQFLELEESALCTSLTDVLCGGGELTEALAHGVQARLPKVRLHNVYGPTEATVDSSAWTLEPGAPVPALQLPIGRAINNTRLYVLDEHDAPVPMGVSGQLHIGGVGVARGYLGLQQMTAERFIDSPFVAGDRLYRTGDLVRYLPDGNLEFLGRNDFQVKLRGVRLELGEIESRLLVHPALREVAVLIRDERLVAYFTVRGEAPSLDALRAHVLEQLPEFMVPAAFVQLDALPLNPAGKLDRKALPEPGLGAVVSRAYAAPVGAVEVLMAGIWAELLKLERVGRHDHFFELGGHSLLAVNLVARMRKAGVEVDARALFSHPTVAQLAGCVLTQVQRVEVPQAAIPQLGRRRRI, encoded by the coding sequence AGCTGTACACCGCCCTGGCGCAAGGCCGGCAAGCGGAGTCGCCGGCGCCGTCTTACATCGACTTTATCGACGCAGACCAGCACTACCACGCGTCCGCCCGTTATGCCCGCGACCGCGCCTATTGGCTGGACAAGTACCGGCTGATTCCCGAGCCGCTGCTGACCCCGCGGCACACGGCCAAGGCCACGAGCAATACCCTGGCGCAGGCGTTTCCGGTGGCACTGCTCAACCGCATGGAGCAGGTGGCCAACCGTTACCAGGCGTCGGCGTTTCATGTGCTGTTGGCGGCGCTGTATGTGTATTTCACCCGTACCGCTCAACGCCAGGAGTGGGTAGTGGGGTTGCCGATTCTCAACCGTTCCAATGCGCGGTTCCGCTCCACCGTCGGGCTGTTCACCCAGGTCAGCGCCGTGCGCTTGCAGTTTGATGAGCAGTCGCCGTTCAGCGCGGTGGTGCGTGGGGTGCGCGACCAGCTCAAGCAGGATTTCCGCCATCAGCGTTTCCCCCTGAGCGAGATGAACCGCGAGTTGCGCCTGCGTCGCAGCGATCGCGGCCAGCTGTTCGACCTGTCGGTGTCCTTCGAGCAGGACGATCATGAACTGCGCTACGGCACGACCGCAGGCCGTGCGGTCAAGGTGTCCAACCACCATGAGCCGCTGCCGCTGGCCCTGCACCTGCGCAGCAATCGCTACCAGGACACTGCGTGCCTGCATTGCGTCTACAACGAAGCGTACTTCCAGCACGATGAAGTGGCGGCCCTGGCGCAACGCTTGACCTGGTTGCTGGAACAGGGGCTGGAAGACACCGCGCTGACGATCCGCGATTTTTCGCTGGTGACACCTGCCGAGCAGGCCCGGTTGCAGCAATGGAACGCCACTGCCGAGCCCGTTACCCAGCCACAAACCCTGCACGCGCGCATTGAAGCCCAGGCTGCGCGTGCGCCGGACGCCATCGCGGCGGTGTATCAGGGGCGGCACCTGAGCTACGCCCAACTCAACCAGCAGGCCAACGCGCTGGCCCATCAACTGCTGGAGCGCGGCGTGCGGCCGGACGACCGCGTGGTGATCCTGGCGCGGCGCGGGCTGGACACGCTGGTGGGGTTGCTGGCGATCCTCAAATCCGGCGCCTGCTACGTGCCGGTAGACCCGGCCCATCCCGCCGAGCGCCTGAATTACCTGCTGCAGGACAGCGACCCGGTAGTGGTGCTGACCCAGCACGATTTGCTGCATCGGTTGCCCCCGTTGACGGTGCCGGTGATCCAACTCGACCGCCCGACCTTCCACCTGGGCACCAACCCCCGCGTAGCGATCAGCCCCTCGCACCTTGCCTACGTGATCTACACCTCCGGCTCCACCGGTTTGCCCAAGGGCGTGATGGTCGAGCACCACAGCGTCTCGAACCTGGTGGACTGGCACTGCCGGGCCTTCGACCTGCATGCCGGCAGCCATACCGCCAGCGTCGCCGGTTTCGGTTTTGACGCGATGGCCTGGGAGGTCTGGCCGGCGTTGTGCGTGGGCGCCACGCTGCACCTGCCGCCGGCCCATGACGGCGCCGAAGACATCGACGCGCTGCTCGGTTGGTGGCAGGCGCAGCCGCTGGACGTGTGCTTCCTGCCGACGCCCGTGGCGGAGTACGCCTTCAGCCAGGGCCTGCACCACCCGACACTGCGCACCCTGCTGATCGGCGGCGACCGTCTGCGCGCGTTCACCCAGGCGCAGTCCTTCGCCGTGATCAACAACTACGGCCCTACCGAAGCCACGGTGGTCGCCACCTCTGGCCCCATGGCTGTCGGCCGGCCATTGCATATCGGCGCGCCTGTCGCCAATGCCACGGTGTACGTGCTGGACGCGCAGCAACGGCCGCTGCCCATCGGCGTGGCAGGGGAGTTGTACGTGGGCGGCAAGGGCATCGCGCGCGGGTATCTCAAGCGTCCCGACCTCAGTGCCGAGCGTTTCCTCGACGACCCCTTTACCCAGGGGCGCATGTACCGCACCGGCGACCTGGTGCGCTGGCTGCCGGACGGCAACCTTGAATACCTGGGGCGCAATGACGACCAGGTGAAAATCCGCGGCGTGCGCATTGAACTGGGTGAAATCGAATCGGCCCTGGCCACGCACCCGCATATTCAGGACGCCGTGGTACAGGCCCGCGAAGGGCAGTTGCTGGCCTGGTTCGTCCCGCGTGAAGCGGTGCCGATCGAAGCCCTGCGCGCCCACCTGCAAGCGTCGCTGCCCGACTACATGCTGCCGGCCGCCTACGTGCAGTTGGACGTGTTGCCCCTGACCGCCAACGGCAAGCTGGATCGCAAGGCGTTGCCCGCACCGACCCAAGACGCATTCGTCACCCGCCTGTACGAAGCACCGCACGCCGGCGCGGAAAGCGTACTCGCACAGATCTGGGCCGAGCTGTTGCAGGTGCAGCAGGTCGGGCGCCACGACCACTTCTTCGAACTGGGCGGGCATTCGTTGCTGGCCGTGCAATTGGTGCAACGCATGCGCCAGGTCGGCTTGCGCGCCGATGTGCAGGTGCTGTTCGGCCAGCCGACTCTGGCGGCCCTGGCGGCGGCGAGTGAACTCAGCGACGTGGACGCGCCGGACCTGGCCGAACTCGACCCCGACAGCCTGGCGCCTATCGTCGCGCGCATCCCCGGCGGCGCGGCCAATGTGCAGGACATCTACCCGCTGGCGCCGTTGCAGGAAGGCTTGCTCTACCACCACATCACTGATGAGCGCGATCCGTATCAGCAGCAGGCGCTGTTCAGCTTTGCGCAGCGCGAGCAGTTGGACGCGTTTGCCCAGGCCCTGCAACAGGTGATCAACCGCCATGACATCCTGCGTACCAGCCTGGTGTGGGAGGCCCTGGAGCAACCGATGCAGGTGGTGTGGCGTCAGGCGCAATTACGCGTTGAGCCGCTGCGCGAAGACCCTGCGCCGCTGGATTTGCGCCAGGCGCCGCTGATGGCCCTGGACTATGCCGAAGAGCCGCAGCACTCGCGTTGGGTGGCGCGGCTGCGTTTCCATCACCTGGTCAATGACGCCACCTCGACCACGCTCCTGATGCAGGAAATCCGCGCCCACTTGCTCGGCCAGCAGGCGCAGTTGCCGGTGCCGGTGCCGTATCGCAATGTGGTGGTGCAAGCCCGTTCGCCGGCACGTCAAGCGGCGCACGAGGCGTTCTTTCGCGAGCAGTTGGGGGATGTCGACGAGCCGACCCTGGCCTTCGGTCTACAGGAGCGCCAGGCGGATCGGGCGCACACCGAACAAGCCGAACGTGGCTTGAGTGACAGCCTCAATCAGCGTTTGCGTGCCCAGGCGCGTGGCGTGGGCGTGAGCACCGCCAGCCTGTTCCACCTGGCCTGGGCCCAGGTGCTCAGCCGTGTCGCCGGCCGTGATGACGTGGTCTTCGGCACCGTGCTGCTCGGCCGTTTGCAGGCGGGCGAGGGCGCCGACCGCGCCCTGGGCATGTTCATCAACACCCTGCCGCTGCGGGTGCGCCTGGCCGGGCGAACCGTGGCCGATGCGCTCACGCACACCCACGTCCGACTCAGCGCCTTGCTTGCCCATGAACAAGCCTCCCTTGCGCTGGCCCAGCGTTGCAGCGGCGCGTCACCGTTGTTCAACAGCCTGCTCAACTACCGGCACACCGACGCCGAGCGTGACCTGACCCTGGTGCCGGGCATTGCCTTGCTCAGCAGCGAGGACATCCTCAGCTACCCGCTGATGCTGACCGTGGACGACACGGCTGCAGGCTTGCGCATCAAGGCCAAGGCGCCACACAAGGTCGGCGCCGAGCGCCTGCTGGACTACCTCGAAACCACCCTGGTCAACCTGGCGGACATGCTGGACCAGGCGCCACAGACACCTTTGCGCGACGTCCAGGTACTGCCCGCCGACGAGCTGAAAACCCTGCTGGTGGACTTCAACGCTACCGACACCGACTACCCCGACACTTTCACGGTGCAGGCGCTGTTCGAAGCCCACGCACGGCATATCCCCCATGCCATCGCGGTGCAGGCCGGCGAGTTGCAACTGACCTACCGCGAACTCAACGAACGCGCCAACCAATTGGCCTTCCACCTGCGTGAGCGCGGTGTGCAACCGGACGCCCGCGTCGCGCTGTGCGTCGAGCGCGGCTTGGAACTGGTGGTGGGCCTGCTGGCCATCCTCAAGGCCGGCGGTGCCTATGTGCCGCTGGATCCGGGCTACCCGCGCGAGCGCCTGGCCTACATGCTCCACGACAGCCAGCCGGTGGCGCTGCTGGTACATGCCGCCACCCGTGACGTGCCGGGTGACGTGTCGATCCCGGTGATCGACTTCGACCACTGCGCCTGGAGCCAGGCACCTGTCGGCAACCCGTTGGTGCCGGGGCTGAGCGTGGCCAACCTGGCCTACGTGATGTACACCTCGGGCTCCACCGGCACACCCAAGGGCGTGATGATCGAACACCGTGGCCTCGGCAACCTGATGCACTGGGGCTCGCAGCTGTGCCCCAATGCCGAAGGCGGCGCGCTGTTGCAGCGGGCGCCGTTCAGCTTCGACGGTTCGGTGTGGGAGCTGTTCTGGCCGCTCACCAACGGCATGCGCCTGGTGCTGGCACGGCCCGACGGCCATCGCGAACCGGCCTACCTGGCGCAGGTGATTCGTGAGCAGCAGATCACGGTGATCAAGTTCGTGCCGGCGATGTTGCAGCAGTTCCTTGAGCTGGAAGAATCGGCGTTGTGTACCAGCCTCACTGATGTGCTGTGCGGCGGTGGCGAGCTCACCGAAGCCCTGGCCCATGGCGTGCAGGCGCGCTTGCCCAAGGTGCGCCTGCATAACGTCTACGGTCCCACTGAAGCCACGGTGGACAGCAGCGCCTGGACCCTGGAACCCGGCGCGCCGGTGCCGGCATTGCAGTTGCCGATTGGGCGGGCGATCAACAACACGCGCCTGTATGTGCTGGATGAACACGATGCGCCGGTGCCGATGGGCGTGAGCGGTCAATTGCATATCGGTGGGGTCGGTGTGGCCCGGGGTTACCTGGGGCTGCAGCAGATGACCGCCGAGCGCTTTATCGACAGCCCGTTCGTGGCCGGTGATCGGCTGTATCGCACTGGCGACCTGGTGCGCTACCTGCCTGACGGCAATCTGGAGTTCCTCGGGCGTAACGACTTCCAGGTCAAACTGCGCGGTGTGCGCCTGGAACTGGGGGAGATCGAGTCACGGCTGCTGGTGCATCCGGCGTTGCGTGAAGTGGCGGTGTTGATTCGCGATGAACGCCTGGTGGCGTATTTCACCGTGCGTGGCGAGGCGCCGAGCCTGGATGCGTTGCGCGCCCATGTGCTGGAACAGTTGCCGGAGTTCATGGTGCCGGCGGCGTTTGTGCAGCTTGACGCGTTGCCGCTCAATCCGGCGGGCAAACTTGACCGCAAGGCGTTGCCGGAGCCGGGGTTGGGGGCGGTGGTTAGCCGGGCCTATGCGGCGCCGGTCGGGGCGGTGGAGGTGTTGATGGCCGGGATCTGGGCTGAGTTGCTGAAGTTGGAGCGGGTGGGGCGGCATGATCATTTCTTTGAGCTGGGCGGGCATTCGTTGTTGGCGGTGAACCTGGTGGCGCGGATGCGCAAGGCGGGGGTGGAGGTGGATGCGCGGGCGTTGTTCAGTCATCCGACGGTGGCGCAACTGGCGGGGTGTGTGTTGACGCAGGTTCAGCGGGTGGAGGTGCCTCAGGCGGCTATTCCGCAGTTGGGGCGGCGGCGGCGGATTTGA